From Bacteroidales bacterium, one genomic window encodes:
- the secDF gene encoding protein translocase subunit SecDF — MQSKGAIRFVAILIALACLYQLSFTWATRHQENKAKDFAEAAVTAMKKTPQYAAVADMDKAYFLDSLRKERNRYYIDSITSQKVFFGFTYKDVKEKEINLGLDLKGGMNVMLQVQLKDLIRALSDNNQSPEFQKALALAEKNEVVSHADFITLFEQAWNQVAPGKKLSAIFGTYEMKDKIKPETTNAEVIAVIRTESESAIANSFNVLRSRIDRFGVTSPNIQRIGNTGRILVELPGVKEPERVRKLLQGTASLEFWPTFENKEVYSYLEQINNTLRDILANVKVADTSKVAASADSTKAIGAADTTNKAISSYKEQLLAADSTSNKENVNYAKSNPLFSVLQPSAYQGQLAPGPVIGRAHYKDTAKINAYLRLPQIKAILPAELVPMWTVKADPQDKSGTIFDLIAIKNATRDGKAPLDGSVITDANTAYQTSGGSPDVEMSMNPEGARTWARLTADNLQRSVAIVLDGMVYSYPTVQTEITGGRSQITGNFTVEEAQDLANVLKSGKLPAPATIVQEQVVGPSLGAESINAGLLSFIIAFLLVLIYMVLFYQGAGLAADAALLTNVLFLMGALVSFGAVLTLPGIAGLVLTMGMAVDANVIIYERIKEELRAGKQLRLAVHDGYSNAYSAILDGQITTIIVGIVLFIFGTGPVQGFATTLVIGIITSLLTSIFVTRLIFESRLARNKNITFDNSLTRNFLKNTHVNFVHLRKYAYTISGIIVAVALAFILTKGFSYGVDFTGGRTYVLRFDQDVTAEQVRAAAMKEFNESVEVKQFGSGSQMKLTTKYKIKNNSTEVDKEVEAKLYNALKGMYKSQMSLEEFTTTVDNPNGIVSSDKVGPTIANDMKRKGVLAVIISLLAIFLYIAVRFKNWSWGAGGVIALAHDSILVIGFYSIFSGILPFSLDVDQTFIAAVLTIIGYSINDTVVIFDRIREYRRLYPKRLLRDNVNGAVNSTLSRTINTSGTTLVVLIAIAIFGGEVIRGFSCALSLGVIVGTYSSIFIATPIMYDLNMKKEKEKEEKEEEKNQGGKKGKKQIPAAAPEAQPATPEVKA, encoded by the coding sequence ATGCAAAGTAAAGGTGCCATTAGATTTGTGGCGATTTTAATAGCTCTGGCGTGCTTGTATCAACTATCATTTACTTGGGCAACCAGACATCAGGAGAATAAGGCAAAAGATTTCGCAGAGGCTGCGGTTACAGCTATGAAGAAGACTCCGCAATATGCGGCAGTTGCTGACATGGACAAGGCGTATTTCCTTGATTCACTGCGTAAAGAGAGGAACAGGTATTATATAGATTCCATTACCTCTCAGAAAGTATTTTTTGGCTTTACCTACAAAGACGTAAAGGAGAAAGAGATTAACCTTGGATTGGATTTGAAGGGCGGTATGAACGTTATGCTTCAGGTTCAGTTGAAGGATTTGATTAGGGCTTTGTCAGATAACAACCAGTCACCGGAATTCCAGAAAGCCCTTGCTCTTGCAGAGAAAAATGAGGTTGTAAGTCATGCAGATTTCATTACGCTATTTGAGCAGGCTTGGAACCAGGTAGCTCCGGGCAAGAAACTATCCGCCATCTTTGGTACTTATGAGATGAAGGATAAGATTAAGCCGGAAACCACTAATGCTGAGGTTATTGCAGTAATCCGCACGGAATCTGAAAGTGCTATCGCAAACTCATTCAACGTTTTAAGAAGCCGTATAGACCGTTTTGGAGTAACATCTCCTAATATTCAAAGAATTGGCAACACCGGTAGAATTCTTGTAGAACTTCCCGGAGTTAAAGAGCCTGAGCGTGTTAGAAAACTGCTGCAGGGTACTGCCTCTTTGGAATTTTGGCCTACGTTTGAAAACAAAGAAGTTTACAGTTATTTGGAGCAGATTAATAATACCCTAAGAGATATTCTTGCAAATGTAAAAGTTGCAGATACTTCCAAAGTTGCTGCTTCAGCAGATAGTACAAAAGCAATTGGTGCAGCAGATACTACTAACAAAGCTATAAGCAGTTACAAAGAGCAATTGCTTGCTGCAGACTCAACTTCAAATAAAGAGAATGTAAATTACGCAAAATCAAATCCGCTGTTCTCAGTTCTTCAGCCGAGCGCATATCAAGGTCAGCTTGCGCCGGGTCCTGTAATTGGAAGAGCTCATTATAAGGATACTGCAAAGATTAATGCATATTTAAGATTGCCTCAGATTAAAGCAATTCTTCCTGCAGAACTTGTTCCAATGTGGACAGTTAAGGCAGATCCTCAGGATAAGAGCGGAACTATTTTTGACCTGATTGCAATTAAGAACGCTACCCGCGACGGTAAAGCACCTCTTGACGGAAGTGTTATTACTGATGCAAATACAGCATATCAGACAAGCGGAGGTTCTCCTGACGTTGAAATGTCAATGAACCCGGAGGGTGCAAGAACATGGGCAAGACTAACAGCAGATAACTTGCAGAGAAGCGTTGCCATTGTGTTGGATGGAATGGTTTATTCATATCCTACTGTTCAAACTGAAATCACAGGCGGACGTTCTCAGATTACCGGAAACTTTACCGTAGAAGAGGCTCAGGACTTAGCTAATGTTTTGAAATCAGGTAAGTTGCCTGCTCCTGCAACAATTGTTCAGGAACAAGTTGTCGGACCTTCTTTGGGTGCCGAGTCAATCAATGCAGGTTTGCTTTCATTCATTATCGCATTCTTGCTGGTATTGATTTACATGGTTTTGTTCTATCAGGGTGCGGGTCTTGCAGCTGATGCCGCATTGCTTACAAACGTTTTGTTCCTGATGGGAGCTTTGGTTTCATTCGGAGCGGTTTTGACATTGCCTGGTATTGCAGGTTTGGTATTGACAATGGGTATGGCGGTTGACGCCAACGTCATCATATATGAACGTATCAAGGAGGAGTTGCGAGCGGGCAAACAGTTACGGCTTGCAGTTCACGACGGTTACAGCAATGCATATTCTGCAATCTTGGATGGTCAGATTACCACAATAATTGTAGGTATTGTTTTGTTCATCTTTGGTACCGGTCCGGTTCAAGGATTTGCTACTACGTTGGTAATTGGTATCATTACATCCTTGCTGACTTCAATATTTGTTACAAGGTTGATTTTTGAATCACGTCTTGCACGTAATAAGAACATCACATTTGATAACAGTCTGACAAGAAACTTCTTAAAGAATACGCACGTTAACTTTGTTCATCTGCGTAAATATGCATACACTATTTCCGGAATTATAGTAGCCGTTGCACTTGCCTTCATTCTTACAAAAGGCTTCTCTTATGGAGTTGATTTCACAGGTGGTCGTACTTACGTTTTGAGATTTGACCAGGATGTTACTGCTGAACAGGTCCGTGCAGCGGCAATGAAGGAATTCAATGAGAGCGTTGAGGTTAAGCAGTTTGGATCTGGCAGCCAGATGAAACTGACAACTAAGTATAAGATTAAGAATAATTCTACAGAGGTTGACAAAGAGGTTGAGGCTAAATTATACAATGCATTAAAGGGCATGTACAAGAGCCAAATGTCTCTGGAAGAATTTACAACTACGGTAGATAATCCTAACGGAATTGTAAGTTCTGATAAGGTTGGTCCTACCATTGCAAATGATATGAAGAGAAAGGGAGTTTTGGCCGTCATCATATCACTGCTTGCAATCTTCTTATACATAGCGGTCCGCTTTAAGAACTGGTCTTGGGGCGCCGGCGGAGTTATAGCATTGGCGCATGACTCTATCCTTGTAATTGGCTTCTACTCAATATTCAGCGGAATTCTTCCATTCTCATTGGATGTTGACCAGACGTTTATTGCAGCAGTTTTGACAATCATCGGATATTCAATCAATGATACCGTGGTTATCTTTGATAGAATCAGGGAGTACAGAAGATTATATCCAAAGAGACTTTTGAGAGATAATGTAAACGGAGCCGTAAACAGCACATTGTCAAGAACAATCAATACATCAGGAACAACGCTTGTCGTTTTGATTGCAATTGCAATATTTGGAGGCGAGGTTATCCGCGGATTCTCTTGCGCTCTTTCACTTGGAGTTATAGTTGGTACATATTCTTCTATCTTTATCGCAACTCCTATCATGTATGATTTGAACATGAAGAAAGAGAAAGAGAAAGAGGAGAAGGAAGAGGAGAAAAATCAGGGCGGCAAGAAGGGAAAGAAACAGATTCCTGCAGCTGCTCCTGAAGCACAACCTGCCACACCAGAGGTTAAAGCCTAA